A genomic region of Leptotrichia hofstadii contains the following coding sequences:
- a CDS encoding RsmE family RNA methyltransferase translates to MLTVIAEKENIDENNGKILINDKSDCNHIQNVYRLNAGNELRIIDGEYEYLTEIIQISKKEVFVKILEKKEDSYSLNVNIDVAMGILKNDKMNLAIQKLTEIGVNRIIPLKTERVVVKINEKKEKWDVVVRETLKQCRGIKFTEITPVKKLAEIDYSKYDKIIFAYENSGESKSLSEIIEKGDKDILYIIGPEGGITQEEVDFLKNNKAMEISLGKRILRAETAAIVVCGIIANFYI, encoded by the coding sequence TTGTTGACAGTAATAGCGGAAAAAGAAAATATTGATGAAAATAATGGAAAGATTCTGATAAATGATAAGTCAGACTGTAATCATATTCAAAATGTATATCGACTTAATGCAGGAAATGAATTAAGAATAATAGATGGAGAATATGAATATCTTACTGAAATTATTCAAATTTCAAAAAAGGAAGTTTTTGTAAAAATATTAGAAAAAAAAGAAGACAGCTATTCTTTAAATGTAAACATTGATGTTGCAATGGGAATTTTAAAAAATGATAAAATGAATCTGGCAATACAGAAACTGACGGAAATCGGTGTAAATAGGATAATTCCTTTAAAGACTGAACGGGTTGTTGTAAAGATTAATGAAAAAAAAGAAAAATGGGATGTAGTTGTAAGGGAAACACTAAAACAGTGCAGAGGAATAAAATTTACTGAAATTACGCCTGTGAAAAAACTTGCAGAAATTGACTATTCTAAATATGATAAAATAATCTTTGCTTATGAAAATAGCGGTGAATCAAAATCCTTGTCAGAAATAATAGAAAAAGGAGATAAGGACATTTTATATATAATTGGTCCCGAAGGCGGAATCACACAAGAGGAAGTTGATTTTTTAAAAAATAACAAGGCAATGGAAATTAGCCTAGGAAAACGTATTTTAAGGGCGGAAACTGCGGCAATTGTGGTGTGTGGCATTATTGCCAATTTTTATATATAA
- the der gene encoding ribosome biogenesis GTPase Der: protein MKHTVAIVGRPNVGKSTLFNKLVGDRLSIVKDEPGVTRDRLYREMEWSGKEFILVDTGGLEPRTEDFMMGKIKQQAQVAIDEADVIIFLVDGKAGITGLDEDVATVLRRQDKKVVVAVNKIDNYMRDQENIFEFYGLGFEEVIGISGEHKTNLGDLLDAVINKFEDKKIKQTENGINIAILGRPNAGKSSLVNKLLNEERSIVSDIAGTTRDTIDSSLKYNGETYTLIDTAGIRRKSKVDDDIEYYSVLRAIKAIKRADVCVLMLDATELLTDQDKRIAGMIYEERKPIIIAVNKWDLIEKNNNSVKEFTELVKADLAFLDYAPIVTISALTGKRTLNILEQAKFINEEYHKKITTGLLNQILAEMIAQNPVPTRKGRAVKINYATQVSQAPPKFAFFANNPELIHFSYQRYIENKLREYFGFEGCPIDIVFNKKSEKSFG, encoded by the coding sequence ATGAAACACACAGTAGCGATTGTTGGTAGACCTAATGTGGGAAAATCAACGTTATTTAATAAGCTGGTAGGGGACAGGCTGTCTATCGTAAAGGATGAGCCGGGAGTTACAAGAGATAGGCTTTACCGTGAGATGGAGTGGAGCGGAAAAGAATTTATTTTAGTTGACACGGGAGGGCTTGAACCACGAACAGAGGACTTTATGATGGGGAAAATTAAGCAGCAGGCACAAGTTGCAATTGACGAGGCGGACGTAATTATATTTCTGGTGGACGGAAAAGCTGGGATTACTGGGCTTGACGAGGATGTGGCAACAGTGCTTAGAAGACAGGATAAAAAGGTTGTTGTGGCTGTAAACAAGATTGACAATTATATGCGTGACCAGGAAAATATTTTTGAATTTTATGGACTGGGATTTGAAGAAGTTATTGGAATTTCTGGAGAGCATAAGACGAATCTTGGGGATTTGCTGGATGCTGTAATTAACAAATTTGAAGATAAAAAGATAAAACAAACTGAAAACGGAATTAATATTGCAATTCTTGGAAGACCAAATGCAGGAAAATCTTCACTTGTAAATAAGCTTTTGAATGAGGAACGTTCAATTGTAAGTGATATTGCAGGAACAACTAGGGATACAATTGATTCAAGCTTAAAATACAATGGAGAAACTTATACGTTAATTGATACAGCAGGAATCCGTAGAAAATCGAAAGTGGATGACGATATTGAATATTATAGCGTACTGCGTGCCATAAAGGCAATAAAAAGGGCAGATGTGTGTGTGTTAATGCTGGATGCGACAGAGCTTTTGACAGATCAGGATAAAAGGATTGCTGGAATGATTTATGAGGAAAGAAAGCCAATTATTATTGCAGTAAATAAATGGGATTTAATTGAAAAAAATAATAACAGCGTGAAGGAATTTACAGAATTGGTAAAAGCTGACTTGGCATTTTTAGATTATGCTCCGATTGTTACGATTTCTGCATTGACTGGAAAAAGAACGCTGAATATACTGGAACAGGCTAAATTTATTAACGAGGAATATCATAAAAAGATAACGACAGGGCTTCTGAATCAAATTTTGGCAGAAATGATAGCGCAAAATCCAGTTCCTACCAGAAAAGGAAGAGCAGTAAAAATAAATTATGCAACACAAGTAAGCCAAGCGCCGCCAAAATTTGCATTTTTTGCGAATAATCCAGAATTAATACATTTCTCGTACCAAAGATATATTGAAAATAAGTTAAGGGAATATTTTGGATTTGAAGGATGCCCAATTGACATTGTGTTTAACAAGAAAAGTGAAAAATCGTTTGGATAG
- a CDS encoding flavodoxin yields MATLNIIYYTGTGNTADMAKYIGEGAENSGAAVKLINVEEADESAVNADFVAFGSPAVGAEEIAPEMVEFFEGIKEQIVGKTVGLFGSYDWGQGGWMETWREEMINEGFSIVNDGLTVHLAVDDDEKIEKCREYGRAIVG; encoded by the coding sequence ATGGCAACATTAAATATAATTTATTACACAGGTACTGGAAATACTGCAGATATGGCAAAATACATTGGTGAAGGGGCAGAAAACTCTGGAGCCGCTGTAAAACTGATAAATGTGGAAGAAGCTGATGAAAGTGCAGTAAATGCTGATTTTGTAGCATTTGGATCGCCTGCTGTCGGAGCAGAAGAAATTGCACCAGAAATGGTTGAATTCTTTGAAGGGATAAAAGAACAGATTGTTGGGAAAACAGTTGGACTTTTTGGTTCTTATGACTGGGGACAAGGCGGCTGGATGGAAACTTGGCGTGAAGAAATGATAAATGAAGGATTTTCGATTGTAAATGACGGATTGACAGTTCATCTGGCTGTTGATGATGATGAGAAAATTGAAAAATGTAGAGAGTATGGAAGAGCAATTGTTGGATAA
- a CDS encoding ribonuclease J — protein sequence MSEKEKAEFGNQTFKRNFSKKEDINKIKSGMKRFRRKSTNRRHLDEKNEIRYIPRVNDRNRHIDKEVDGKEEKMYVIPLGGIEEVGKNMTAFQYKDEIIVVDAGLTFPEDEHLGIDVIIPDFSYLESNRHKIKGLLLTHGHEDHIGAIPYFYQKLGTENIPMYGGRLTLALAKAKFEKKDAKLPKEKVISGRTILKVSKYFTVEFISVTHSIADCYAICIKTPAATILHSGDFKVDLTPVDGEGFDFGRLAQLGEEGVDLLLSDSTNAQVPGFTPSERTVGESLKDEFVKANGRIILAAFASHVHRLQQIVNIAEKNGRKIAIDGRSMVKIFEICSNLGYLKIPKDIMIDIDKVETYPADKVLILCTGTQGEPLAALSRIANGTHKYISLREGDTVVISATPIPGNEKAATKNINQLMKREASVVFEKGIGIHVSGHGCQEEQKLMINLVKPKFFLPVHGEYAMIKKHKELAMAVGVPEKNVILSENGAKLELSKSQFRHVGKVPSGATFIDGFGIGDIGNAVLKDRQNLADDGIVIISISQYRNGKFNKQVELVTRGFVYNKDAESLLSETKELIKMELSSMENEGIKEIGKIKQRIRAKIGEFLNKETDREPIILPIIMEV from the coding sequence ATGTCAGAAAAAGAAAAAGCTGAGTTCGGAAACCAAACTTTTAAAAGAAACTTTTCTAAAAAAGAAGACATTAATAAAATAAAATCTGGAATGAAAAGATTTAGAAGAAAAAGTACGAACAGAAGACATTTAGATGAAAAAAATGAAATACGTTATATTCCAAGAGTAAATGACAGGAATAGGCATATAGACAAGGAAGTGGATGGGAAAGAAGAAAAGATGTATGTAATCCCGCTTGGAGGCATTGAGGAAGTTGGGAAAAATATGACAGCTTTTCAATACAAGGATGAAATTATTGTAGTGGATGCAGGGCTAACTTTCCCTGAGGACGAGCATTTAGGGATAGATGTTATCATTCCAGACTTTTCATATCTGGAATCAAACAGACATAAAATAAAAGGCTTGCTTTTGACTCATGGACATGAAGATCACATAGGGGCAATTCCTTATTTTTACCAAAAATTAGGTACAGAAAATATTCCGATGTATGGTGGAAGATTGACACTTGCACTTGCAAAGGCAAAATTTGAGAAAAAAGATGCAAAACTTCCAAAAGAAAAAGTAATTAGCGGCAGAACAATCTTAAAAGTATCAAAATACTTTACAGTGGAATTTATAAGTGTGACACACAGTATTGCAGACTGTTATGCGATTTGTATAAAAACTCCTGCAGCGACAATTTTGCATTCTGGAGATTTTAAAGTAGATTTAACGCCAGTTGATGGAGAAGGATTTGATTTTGGAAGATTGGCTCAATTAGGTGAGGAAGGTGTCGATTTACTGCTTTCAGACAGTACAAATGCACAAGTTCCTGGATTTACGCCATCAGAAAGAACAGTTGGAGAAAGTCTAAAAGATGAGTTTGTAAAGGCTAATGGGAGAATTATTTTGGCCGCATTTGCTTCGCATGTGCATAGATTACAGCAAATTGTAAATATTGCAGAAAAAAATGGAAGAAAAATCGCAATTGATGGAAGAAGCATGGTAAAAATATTTGAAATCTGTTCAAATCTTGGGTATTTGAAAATACCAAAAGATATAATGATTGATATTGATAAAGTTGAAACGTACCCAGCTGATAAAGTGCTTATTTTGTGTACAGGAACACAAGGGGAACCGCTTGCGGCGCTTTCAAGAATAGCTAATGGAACGCACAAGTATATTTCATTAAGGGAAGGGGATACAGTTGTAATTTCAGCAACACCTATTCCAGGAAATGAAAAGGCTGCGACTAAAAATATAAATCAGCTTATGAAACGTGAAGCAAGCGTTGTATTTGAAAAAGGAATCGGGATACACGTATCAGGGCATGGTTGCCAGGAAGAGCAGAAGTTAATGATAAATCTTGTAAAACCTAAGTTCTTTTTGCCAGTGCATGGTGAATATGCGATGATAAAAAAACACAAGGAACTGGCAATGGCTGTTGGAGTACCTGAAAAAAATGTTATTTTGTCAGAAAATGGCGCAAAGCTGGAATTATCTAAGAGCCAATTCAGACACGTTGGAAAAGTGCCTAGCGGAGCGACATTTATTGATGGATTTGGAATCGGAGATATTGGGAATGCCGTGTTGAAAGATAGACAAAATTTGGCAGATGATGGAATAGTAATTATTTCAATTTCTCAATATAGAAACGGGAAGTTTAATAAGCAGGTTGAGCTTGTAACACGTGGCTTTGTATATAATAAAGATGCGGAAAGCCTATTGTCGGAAACAAAAGAGCTGATTAAGATGGAACTTAGCAGCATGGAAAATGAAGGAATAAAAGAGATTGGTAAGATTAAACAGAGAATAAGAGCAAAAATAGGAGAGTTCCTAAATAAGGAAACAGACAGAGAGCCTATTATTTTACCAATTATAATGGAGGTTTAG
- a CDS encoding DUF445 domain-containing protein translates to MGNLLIQLAIMVFVGTLIGWFTNYLAIKLLFRPYKEVNFLFFKIQGLIPKNRDRISENLAETIEKELISVEHITAKLKDSDVINDDVLDKLLDKVIGEKLKNSVLEKNPLLKMFLNDSLIEKIKSYFKKSILENKEEIVEEIIKIAEDKIDFKEIMLEKMKNFSLEEMEKIILSVSKNELKHIEIIGGVLGGIIALFQFFIMLLLKQI, encoded by the coding sequence TTGGGAAATTTATTAATACAGCTTGCTATAATGGTCTTTGTTGGAACGCTTATAGGATGGTTTACAAATTATCTGGCAATAAAGCTATTATTTAGACCTTATAAGGAAGTAAACTTTCTATTTTTTAAAATACAGGGATTAATTCCTAAAAATCGAGACAGAATATCAGAAAACCTTGCTGAAACAATTGAAAAGGAGCTTATTTCAGTAGAGCATATTACAGCAAAGCTAAAAGACAGTGATGTTATTAATGATGATGTTTTAGATAAACTGCTTGATAAAGTTATAGGAGAAAAGCTTAAAAATAGTGTGTTAGAAAAAAATCCACTATTAAAGATGTTTTTAAATGATTCATTAATTGAAAAAATAAAATCATATTTTAAAAAGTCGATTTTGGAAAACAAAGAAGAAATAGTGGAAGAAATAATAAAAATCGCAGAAGACAAAATAGACTTCAAAGAAATTATGCTGGAAAAAATGAAAAATTTTTCATTAGAAGAAATGGAAAAAATTATTTTGTCTGTGTCTAAAAATGAATTGAAACATATTGAGATTATTGGTGGGGTATTAGGAGGAATAATTGCATTATTTCAGTTTTTTATAATGTTATTATTAAAACAGATATAA
- the yhbY gene encoding ribosome assembly RNA-binding protein YhbY has translation MIQLSSKERAFLKKLAHNLDPIVRIGKDGIDENVLKSISEVVKKRELIKVKILQNSSVEFDREMATEIAQKTKSVFVDKIGSVLIFFKPKTTKDAKITPEFNEFRKSKKNKK, from the coding sequence ATGATACAGCTTTCAAGTAAAGAGAGAGCTTTTTTAAAGAAATTGGCACACAATCTGGATCCGATTGTAAGAATTGGAAAGGATGGAATTGATGAAAATGTACTAAAATCAATTTCTGAAGTTGTGAAAAAAAGAGAATTGATAAAGGTAAAAATCTTGCAAAATTCATCAGTTGAATTTGACAGGGAAATGGCAACTGAAATTGCTCAAAAAACAAAATCAGTATTTGTAGATAAAATAGGAAGTGTGTTAATATTTTTCAAGCCTAAAACTACAAAGGATGCAAAAATTACGCCTGAATTTAATGAATTTAGAAAAAGTAAAAAAAATAAAAAGTAA
- the mrdA gene encoding penicillin-binding protein 2 translates to MRELDKEEKSVRFVAFLILVGIIFLIMVAQLFSLQILNASQYAEQALQNRIRTNVIKATRGEIYDREGKLLAKNTTGYQLIHSHTQMLEPKDLALLNEVKNMKTVQEIDARLSSERPAVAKRIRETIFDINKISQLTAYPVDYLIDRFFKQPRMGTDKKILVIEDLDKQVALRAIEKIDNDRIDIVEYNKRYYPEDSLASHVIGYVKPISEKEYEQLKKDGYRNSDLIGKKGVERSYDKEMKGQDGKENVEVDAKGNVIRQMETTESIAGKNVYLSIDMELQKYMTEAFEGKSGAFIAMEAKTGKIIAFVSNPEISLNLLSSRIPDNQWNELVNSKAKPLVNKGIAGLYPPGSTFKAITGMGILESGISPNATVTSTGQYRYGNLIFRDSHKSGNGVTNFAKSIEQSVNTYYYVFSQKAGIKNIVKYAKEFGIGSKTGIDIPGEMTGTLPSPEWKKNRFKKKQDQKWLPGDLINMSIGQGYVLVTPIQMASAYQAIANNGIQLKPTLVDRFVSYTGKVENNTPKVQRKLNVSAKNLKLLQNALKLPVSGYGGTAKLLKIEGYPVSAKTGTAQNTGFKDHHSWIAGYFPSDNPQIVFVSIVEGGGYGGVASGNMALKFILKYREKYVIKKAQAEMQKKKEEEEKKKQQENNKNVAKR, encoded by the coding sequence ATGAGAGAATTAGATAAAGAAGAAAAAAGTGTACGGTTTGTTGCCTTTCTTATTCTTGTGGGAATAATCTTTTTGATAATGGTGGCACAGCTGTTTTCATTGCAGATATTAAATGCTTCGCAGTATGCAGAACAAGCATTGCAGAATAGAATTAGAACAAATGTAATAAAAGCAACACGTGGAGAAATTTACGACAGGGAAGGGAAGCTTCTTGCCAAAAATACTACAGGTTACCAGCTGATACATTCGCATACTCAAATGCTGGAGCCAAAAGATCTGGCGCTTTTAAATGAAGTAAAGAATATGAAAACAGTACAAGAAATTGATGCTAGACTTTCCAGCGAGCGTCCTGCAGTTGCTAAACGTATTAGGGAGACAATATTTGATATAAACAAGATAAGCCAGCTAACAGCTTATCCGGTAGACTATCTAATAGACAGATTTTTTAAGCAGCCGAGAATGGGAACGGATAAAAAGATACTTGTTATTGAAGATTTAGATAAGCAAGTGGCATTAAGGGCAATTGAGAAAATTGACAATGACAGAATTGACATTGTTGAATACAACAAGAGATACTATCCGGAAGACTCGCTTGCTTCACATGTTATTGGATACGTAAAGCCGATTAGCGAAAAGGAATACGAGCAGCTGAAAAAAGATGGCTACAGAAACAGTGACCTGATTGGTAAAAAAGGTGTGGAACGTTCTTATGACAAGGAAATGAAAGGGCAGGACGGAAAGGAAAATGTAGAAGTCGATGCCAAAGGAAATGTTATAAGACAGATGGAAACAACGGAAAGTATTGCGGGGAAAAATGTCTATCTTTCTATTGATATGGAATTGCAAAAATATATGACAGAAGCTTTTGAAGGAAAGAGCGGGGCATTTATCGCAATGGAGGCGAAAACTGGAAAAATTATTGCATTTGTAAGTAATCCGGAAATCAGCCTAAATCTTTTAAGTTCAAGAATACCTGACAACCAATGGAACGAACTTGTAAATTCAAAAGCAAAGCCTCTTGTAAATAAAGGTATTGCAGGGCTTTATCCACCAGGATCAACTTTCAAGGCGATTACTGGGATGGGAATACTGGAATCTGGAATTTCCCCAAATGCGACTGTAACTTCGACAGGGCAGTACAGATATGGAAATCTTATCTTCAGGGATTCACATAAATCAGGAAATGGAGTTACGAATTTTGCAAAATCTATCGAACAGTCTGTAAATACTTATTATTATGTATTTTCTCAAAAAGCTGGAATAAAGAATATAGTAAAATATGCAAAGGAATTTGGAATAGGGTCTAAAACAGGAATTGATATTCCTGGAGAAATGACTGGTACTTTGCCAAGTCCTGAATGGAAGAAAAATAGATTTAAGAAAAAACAGGATCAGAAATGGCTTCCGGGAGATTTGATAAATATGTCAATTGGGCAAGGATATGTTCTAGTTACGCCAATACAGATGGCTTCGGCATATCAGGCAATCGCAAACAATGGAATTCAGCTAAAACCTACACTTGTTGACAGATTTGTAAGCTATACTGGAAAAGTTGAAAATAATACGCCAAAAGTTCAAAGAAAACTGAATGTAAGCGCAAAAAATCTAAAACTATTACAAAATGCACTAAAACTGCCTGTAAGTGGTTATGGAGGGACTGCAAAGCTGTTAAAAATTGAAGGATATCCAGTTTCTGCAAAAACAGGAACAGCACAGAATACAGGATTTAAGGATCACCACTCGTGGATAGCGGGATATTTTCCATCAGATAACCCTCAAATTGTATTTGTATCCATTGTAGAAGGTGGAGGATATGGAGGAGTAGCCTCTGGAAACATGGCTCTTAAATTTATATTGAAATATAGGGAGAAATACGTTATTAAAAAAGCTCAAGCGGAAATGCAGAAAAAGAAAGAGGAAGAAGAAAAGAAAAAACAGCAAGAAAATAATAAAAATGTGGCAAAACGATAA
- the rsfS gene encoding ribosome silencing factor, with translation MSEVNNNYEKEVQEIINIMEDKKAQDIKVYDMRGKSPFFDYSILCTGSSSRNIEAIATDIKKSLENVKSVEGLDEANWVLIDAGDLIISVFSKDAREYYRLDDFYNGVNEENSEIDENDGE, from the coding sequence ATGAGTGAAGTGAATAATAATTATGAAAAAGAAGTTCAAGAGATAATTAATATTATGGAAGATAAGAAAGCACAGGATATAAAGGTATATGATATGAGAGGGAAATCTCCGTTTTTTGATTATTCAATTTTATGTACCGGGAGTTCTTCCAGAAATATTGAAGCAATAGCGACTGATATAAAGAAAAGCCTTGAGAATGTGAAAAGTGTGGAAGGGCTTGATGAGGCAAATTGGGTTTTAATTGATGCTGGGGATTTGATTATTAGCGTGTTTAGTAAGGATGCTAGGGAATATTACAGATTAGACGATTTTTATAATGGTGTAAATGAAGAAAATAGTGAAATTGATGAAAATGATGGGGAATAG
- a CDS encoding AI-2E family transporter, producing MKFYDEEKLLKIRNVLIVAVLALLTILLFFKVYDNFAKQLRLVTSTIFPFILSFVIVYCLMPFIDMISEKNEDSAFMNGSRLNALEKVEKMDISNKEKIKKMKVFNEISHKDKKKKIRLNRTFAILLVLSIFFVIFLYIILTIVPIITRQVSSLTNFLLKNQEKLQNNFFGFLESNSIDLRSSLMNSKDVIVSNAITVVSSSFSLISSTFSLLFMTPIFTIMLIFSYDNIENGVKRILRNMDREDIIVLVKHMDETIGKYILVTALDSMIVGIVSFVIFYFLKMDYSMLFSIIVGFGNVIPFIGPFIGLIPAILYAFTKSFKLVILIVVLITIVQTIEANIVKPWLTGKSVEMHPITTLLVVLVGGALFGIGGAFVAIPVYIVIKLTWLFCWKKYMEKNE from the coding sequence ATGAAGTTTTATGACGAAGAGAAGCTATTAAAAATTCGAAATGTTCTGATTGTGGCAGTTTTGGCGCTTTTAACGATATTGCTGTTTTTTAAAGTTTATGATAATTTTGCAAAACAGTTGAGGCTTGTAACAAGTACAATATTTCCGTTTATTTTGTCATTTGTAATTGTGTACTGTCTTATGCCGTTTATCGATATGATAAGTGAAAAGAATGAGGACAGCGCTTTTATGAACGGCAGTAGGCTGAATGCACTGGAAAAAGTGGAAAAAATGGATATAAGCAATAAAGAAAAAATAAAAAAGATGAAAGTATTTAATGAAATTTCACATAAGGATAAAAAGAAAAAAATTCGTCTAAACCGTACATTTGCGATTTTACTTGTTTTATCAATATTTTTTGTAATTTTTCTTTATATAATTTTGACAATTGTGCCAATAATTACAAGACAAGTATCAAGTCTGACAAATTTTCTATTAAAAAATCAGGAAAAACTTCAAAATAACTTTTTTGGTTTTCTTGAAAGCAATAGTATTGACTTGCGAAGCTCGCTTATGAACTCCAAGGATGTAATCGTTTCTAATGCGATAACTGTTGTAAGTTCAAGCTTTTCGTTGATAAGCAGTACATTCAGCTTGCTGTTTATGACGCCTATTTTTACGATAATGCTGATTTTCAGCTATGATAACATTGAAAATGGGGTAAAACGGATTTTACGCAATATGGACAGGGAAGATATAATAGTGCTTGTAAAGCACATGGATGAAACAATTGGAAAATATATCCTTGTAACGGCACTTGACAGTATGATAGTTGGAATTGTATCATTTGTGATATTTTACTTCCTGAAAATGGATTATAGCATGCTTTTTTCGATAATCGTAGGATTTGGGAATGTGATTCCGTTTATTGGACCTTTTATTGGGCTGATTCCTGCTATACTGTATGCTTTTACAAAATCTTTCAAGCTTGTAATCCTGATAGTAGTACTGATTACAATTGTTCAGACAATAGAAGCAAATATTGTAAAACCGTGGCTGACAGGAAAATCTGTAGAAATGCATCCGATTACTACACTTCTGGTAGTTCTTGTTGGAGGAGCATTATTTGGTATTGGCGGGGCATTTGTCGCTATTCCTGTGTATATTGTCATCAAGCTGACATGGCTGTTCTGCTGGAAAAAATATATGGAAAAAAATGAATAA
- a CDS encoding divergent PAP2 family protein, translated as MSGGILFGNRLLDVAAISCFSAQFYKVFFPVFKGQKPQWARLIQTGGMPSSHASTVVSLVTGVSLLKGLSSIEFAISMVFAGIVLYDATGVRQQAGKHAKALNTLIEAIEHHEGIEIINEKFKELLGHTPVEVFWGSVLGVAVGLLFKGYILG; from the coding sequence ATGAGTGGAGGAATACTGTTTGGAAATAGACTTCTTGATGTTGCGGCGATTTCATGCTTTTCAGCACAGTTTTACAAAGTTTTTTTTCCTGTATTCAAGGGACAGAAACCCCAGTGGGCAAGACTTATCCAGACAGGTGGAATGCCAAGTTCCCACGCCTCAACGGTTGTTTCCCTTGTGACGGGCGTATCTTTGCTGAAGGGGCTTAGTTCCATTGAATTTGCAATTTCCATGGTATTTGCAGGAATTGTCCTATATGATGCGACAGGAGTACGTCAGCAGGCTGGAAAACATGCAAAAGCCTTGAATACGCTTATAGAGGCAATTGAGCATCACGAAGGAATAGAAATAATTAATGAAAAATTTAAGGAGCTGCTGGGACATACGCCGGTGGAAGTGTTTTGGGGAAGTGTGCTGGGAGTTGCCGTAGGACTTTTATTTAAGGGCTATATATTGGGATAA
- the ruvB gene encoding Holliday junction branch migration DNA helicase RuvB → MNEERILEPKELGEDNIQRSLRPKTFKEYIGQQDLKEKMNIFIKAAKMRNESLDHILLYGPPGLGKTTLAGVIATEMGVNLKITTGPVLEKAGDLAAILTSLEENDILFIDEIHRLNTSVEEILYPAMEDGELDILIGKGPSARSIRVELPQFTLIGATTRAGQLSTPLRDRFGVTHRMEYYQLEDLKEIIRRGANILNISYDEDGITEIAKRSRGTPRIANRLLKRARDFALVEGSGVLEKESVDGILRLLGVDDNGLDELDRNILLSIINVYNGGPVGIETLSLLLGEDRRTIEEVYEPYLVKIGFIKRTPRGRVVTEFGYKHLGIEKIFSEKE, encoded by the coding sequence ATGAATGAGGAAAGAATATTGGAACCTAAGGAATTAGGGGAGGACAATATTCAAAGAAGTTTACGGCCAAAAACTTTTAAGGAATATATTGGCCAGCAAGATTTAAAAGAAAAAATGAATATATTTATAAAAGCTGCTAAAATGAGAAATGAATCGCTTGATCATATTTTATTGTATGGGCCTCCAGGACTTGGGAAAACTACGCTTGCAGGAGTTATTGCCACAGAAATGGGAGTGAACTTGAAGATAACAACAGGGCCTGTGCTGGAGAAAGCGGGAGATTTAGCGGCTATTTTGACTTCTTTGGAGGAAAATGATATTTTGTTTATTGATGAGATTCATAGATTGAATACATCGGTAGAGGAAATTTTGTATCCTGCGATGGAAGATGGGGAACTGGATATTCTTATTGGAAAAGGGCCGTCTGCAAGAAGTATACGTGTAGAATTACCACAATTTACATTAATTGGAGCAACTACGAGAGCAGGACAGTTAAGTACGCCGCTTCGTGACAGATTTGGAGTTACTCATAGGATGGAATATTACCAATTGGAAGACTTGAAGGAAATTATACGAAGAGGGGCAAATATTCTGAATATTTCCTATGATGAAGACGGAATTACAGAAATTGCCAAAAGAAGCCGAGGAACTCCTAGAATAGCGAACAGGCTTTTAAAAAGAGCAAGGGATTTTGCATTGGTGGAAGGTTCGGGTGTTTTGGAAAAAGAAAGCGTTGATGGGATTTTGAGGCTTTTGGGAGTAGATGATAACGGACTTGATGAATTAGATAGAAATATTTTGCTTTCAATTATAAATGTGTACAACGGAGGACCTGTTGGAATTGAGACATTGTCACTTTTACTTGGGGAAGACAGACGAACAATTGAAGAAGTTTATGAGCCATATTTAGTAAAAATAGGGTTTATAAAAAGGACTCCACGTGGAAGAGTTGTAACCGAATTTGGATATAAGCATTTAGGAATTGAAAAAATATTTAGTGAAAAAGAATAA